The uncultured Celeribacter sp. genome includes the window TTGAGGCCGGGATTGCCTGCGCAAGCCCCGATGAGCTGACCACGGAACGGCTTCTGGAAGTGCGCGGCGAATTGCTGCGGATTTCCGATTTGCTGGCCGCGAGCTATCTGAGGTAGGCTATGCTGTATGATGTCCGCCTGACCATCGATTACAATTATGCTGCCGCCTCGGATCGGACGCGCAACCTATTGCGGCTTCTGCCTGCCGATGTGGCGGGGGTGCAGCGCGTGTTGTCGCGCCAATTGACGATTTCGCCGCTGCCGGATGAACGCCGCGATGGGATCGATTTTTTCCGCAATACGATCAGCGCGGTGGCTTGGCATCGGCCGATCGCCAGCCTGTCGCTGTCGCTCGAAGCGCGCATCGATCGTCCGGATGTAGCACCGCGGCTGGATTTCTCGACATCGTTTGAAGCCCTGCGCGCGGACATTGACGCGCATGCGAACCTTGCCCCAGACGCGCCGCATCATTTCGCGACAAGTTCGCCTCTGGTGACCCTGACCCCCGAGATGACGGACTACGCGCGGGGCTGCGTGCAGCCGGGCATGACCGCCCTGGAGGTGGTCGAGGCGGTGGGGGGCGCCCTGCACCGGGATATGCGGTTTGACCCGGACGCCACGGATGTGGACACGCCACCGGAAGTGGCGTTCCAGAACCGGCATGGTGTCTGTCAGGACTTCGCCCATATCATGATTGCCGCCCTGCGCGGTGTCGGAATCCCTGCGGGCTATGTCTCTGGGTTTCTGCGCACCTTCCCGCCGCCGGGGCAGCCGCGTCTGGAAGGGGCGGATGCCATGCATGCCTGGGTGCGGGCCTGGGTCGGTGCGAAAACCGGATGGATCGAATTCGATCCGACCAACGACCAATATGCCGGGCACGACTATATCACTGTTGGCTATGGCCGGGATTACGGTGATGTGGCGCCGGTGCGCGGCGCGTTGCGGTCAGCCGGTGCTCAGACGAGCCAACAGGCAGTGGACGTTGTGCCGCTGGACACGCCGGCAGAAACCCCTGACACCCAACCCACAGAAAACGGGATGGATGTTCAGGCGTAGGGCGGGTGATCACTCCGCCAGAAGGGCCTCGATATGGGCCGGGCCTACGGGGCGGATGCGCGTCGGGTTCAGCGCTTTGATCGAGTAATATCCGCGGGTGATGTGATCCATATTGACCGTTTCACGCACGCCCGGCAGTCGCAGGATGCGCTCCATATAGGCCTGTAGACGCGGGTAATCCTTGATCTGCTTGCGGTTTGTCTTGAACACCCCGTGATAGGCGGCATCAAAGCGGATCAGGGTCACGAAGGTGCGGATATCCGTCTCGGTGAACCGGTCGCCGAACAGATAGTCGCCGTCCAACTGGTCTTCGAGCGTGTCGA containing:
- a CDS encoding transglutaminase family protein, with translation MLYDVRLTIDYNYAAASDRTRNLLRLLPADVAGVQRVLSRQLTISPLPDERRDGIDFFRNTISAVAWHRPIASLSLSLEARIDRPDVAPRLDFSTSFEALRADIDAHANLAPDAPHHFATSSPLVTLTPEMTDYARGCVQPGMTALEVVEAVGGALHRDMRFDPDATDVDTPPEVAFQNRHGVCQDFAHIMIAALRGVGIPAGYVSGFLRTFPPPGQPRLEGADAMHAWVRAWVGAKTGWIEFDPTNDQYAGHDYITVGYGRDYGDVAPVRGALRSAGAQTSQQAVDVVPLDTPAETPDTQPTENGMDVQA